A stretch of Pseudomonas sp. 7SR1 DNA encodes these proteins:
- a CDS encoding biotin/lipoyl-binding protein, which produces MSLPSLRPDLQLSPAAPDPDGSPQWTLADPVRGRYFKLGAAAMRMLRHWSLGDPEQVLHAANREPGLPLTQESLEQLLGFLRGHDLISAMDPQQRDSYLFKQVAQRQSLWQILLHQYLFFRIPLWRPDAFLNRAWPWLARFGPGLLRYGLPLTLGLGIFLVSRDWQRFVATFPHLFSLGGALAFGVALLFAKLCHEFGHAFMAKRAGCRVQSMGVAFMVLLPMFYTDVSDAWRINDRRARLLIGAGGVLAELLLACIALLAWSLLPDGPARTAAFMLASATWITTLLINLNPFMRFDGYFLLSDFWAVDNLQGRAFALCRWRLREALFGYGASAPEPWSPKMRRRLLVWGYGAWLWRAALFLGIALAVYHLFFKVLGIFLMMVELVWFIFMPIVNEWRQWWSRREQAHGPRVLLTGLVLAGVVLLLLLPWRSAVEVPAVLEAGRTSALHAPVAARVRQVNVRDGQTVAQGDVLIELESPDMASRLTIVRREIEIQQLQMRRQAGRSETAADAGIVEQQLAEAVAEYRGLVAQRERLSLRAPHAGQVRDLLPQLTVGRWLAPTQALARVVQTDSRLRGYLTEAELWRVESGATGRFIADDPMHGSIAVRLDEIDTNGAAWVEQQALTSDHHGPIAVRRDSQQRAEPVQAQYGVRMSAIEDTSAPVQPLRGVAVLQGQGESVLGAAWRRLAALGVRESGF; this is translated from the coding sequence ATGAGCCTGCCGAGCCTGCGGCCGGACCTGCAGCTGTCCCCGGCGGCTCCGGACCCGGACGGGTCCCCTCAATGGACCTTGGCCGATCCGGTGCGCGGTCGTTATTTCAAGCTCGGCGCGGCAGCGATGCGCATGTTGCGGCATTGGTCCCTGGGCGATCCGGAGCAGGTGCTGCACGCGGCGAATCGGGAGCCGGGCCTGCCGCTTACCCAGGAGTCGCTGGAGCAACTGCTGGGTTTTCTGCGCGGGCACGACCTGATCAGTGCGATGGATCCGCAACAGCGCGACAGCTACCTGTTCAAGCAGGTCGCCCAGCGCCAGAGCCTCTGGCAGATCCTGCTGCATCAGTACCTGTTTTTCCGCATCCCACTGTGGCGCCCGGATGCCTTTCTCAATCGGGCCTGGCCGTGGCTCGCGCGATTCGGTCCTGGCTTGCTGCGTTATGGCCTGCCCCTGACCCTGGGGCTGGGCATTTTCCTGGTCTCGCGGGACTGGCAGCGGTTCGTGGCGACCTTCCCGCATCTGTTCAGCCTCGGTGGTGCGCTGGCATTCGGCGTAGCGTTGTTGTTCGCCAAGCTGTGCCATGAGTTCGGCCATGCCTTCATGGCCAAGCGAGCCGGGTGTCGTGTGCAAAGCATGGGGGTGGCATTCATGGTGCTGCTGCCGATGTTCTATACCGACGTCAGCGATGCCTGGCGGATCAATGACCGCCGGGCCCGCTTGCTGATCGGTGCCGGCGGGGTCCTGGCGGAGTTGTTACTGGCGTGCATCGCATTGCTGGCCTGGTCGCTGTTGCCCGACGGGCCGGCGCGTACGGCGGCGTTCATGCTGGCCAGTGCCACCTGGATCACCACGCTTCTCATCAACCTGAACCCGTTCATGCGTTTCGACGGTTATTTCCTGCTCAGTGATTTCTGGGCTGTGGATAACCTCCAGGGCCGTGCGTTCGCCCTGTGCCGCTGGCGTCTGCGCGAAGCCTTGTTCGGTTACGGAGCGTCGGCGCCGGAACCCTGGTCGCCGAAGATGCGTCGTCGCTTGCTGGTGTGGGGGTACGGCGCCTGGTTGTGGCGGGCGGCGTTGTTCCTGGGTATCGCCCTGGCGGTCTATCACCTGTTCTTCAAGGTGCTGGGCATTTTCCTGATGATGGTGGAATTGGTGTGGTTCATTTTTATGCCCATCGTGAATGAATGGCGACAATGGTGGAGCCGTCGCGAACAGGCCCATGGTCCACGGGTGCTGCTGACCGGCCTGGTGTTGGCGGGGGTGGTCCTGCTGCTGCTGTTGCCATGGCGCAGCGCCGTGGAAGTGCCGGCCGTGCTGGAGGCCGGTCGCACCAGTGCGTTGCATGCCCCGGTTGCGGCGCGGGTCAGGCAAGTGAATGTACGCGATGGCCAGACGGTTGCCCAAGGCGATGTCCTGATTGAGCTGGAGTCGCCCGACATGGCCTCGCGCCTGACCATCGTGCGTCGGGAAATCGAAATCCAGCAACTGCAGATGCGCCGCCAGGCCGGGCGCAGCGAAACCGCCGCCGATGCCGGCATCGTCGAGCAGCAACTGGCCGAGGCGGTGGCCGAATACCGGGGCCTGGTCGCTCAGCGTGAGCGCCTGTCGTTGCGGGCGCCCCATGCCGGCCAGGTCCGCGATCTACTGCCGCAATTGACGGTGGGCCGCTGGCTGGCGCCCACCCAGGCGCTGGCGCGAGTGGTGCAGACCGATTCTCGATTGCGCGGATACCTGACCGAAGCCGAGCTCTGGCGGGTCGAGAGTGGCGCCACGGGGCGGTTCATCGCCGACGATCCAATGCATGGGTCGATTGCCGTGCGCCTGGATGAAATCGACACCAACGGTGCGGCCTGGGTCGAACAACAGGCTTTGACGTCCGACCATCACGGACCGATCGCCGTGCGGCGGGACTCGCAACAGCGGGCCGAGCCGGTGCAGGCGCAATACGGCGTACGCATGAGTGCCATCGAGGATACGAGCGCACCGGTACAACCCCTGCGCGGAGTGGCGGTGTTGCAGGGGCAAGGCGAGTCGGTGCTGGGTGCGGCCTGGCGTCGGTTGGCGGCGCTGGGGGTCAGGGAAAGTGGATTCTAG
- a CDS encoding efflux RND transporter periplasmic adaptor subunit gives MLRLGSWVMGLAFVACGVQAQTPAADDPLLENNVTASAPGGSEARGVLRARDQAVLASELAGRIVELPFSEGESFKKGDTLARFDCSAYQAQLNAAQAASRGASEELAHNRQLAALKSVGRFEVSRAEARVSEAQAQSQVYQVQVKRCSVIAPFDGQVVSRKVQRYESVAAGAPLLDVVDNRTLEIHLLIPSRWMGRLKPGQSFTFVPDETGQPLQATVKRLGARIDEGSQTLLLVASLPDASGLLSGMSGTARFAELK, from the coding sequence ATGTTGCGTTTGGGTAGTTGGGTAATGGGATTGGCCTTCGTAGCGTGTGGCGTCCAGGCGCAGACGCCTGCAGCGGACGATCCGCTGCTGGAGAACAACGTCACCGCGAGTGCACCGGGTGGCAGCGAGGCGCGGGGGGTGCTTCGGGCGCGGGACCAGGCGGTACTGGCCAGCGAACTGGCCGGGCGTATTGTCGAACTGCCGTTCAGTGAGGGTGAGTCGTTCAAGAAGGGCGATACCCTGGCGCGTTTCGATTGTTCGGCCTATCAGGCCCAGCTCAATGCGGCCCAGGCGGCGAGCCGGGGAGCCAGTGAGGAACTGGCGCATAACCGGCAACTGGCGGCGCTGAAATCGGTGGGGCGTTTCGAAGTGTCGCGGGCTGAAGCCCGGGTCAGCGAGGCTCAGGCGCAGTCCCAGGTGTATCAGGTCCAGGTCAAGCGCTGCAGCGTGATCGCGCCGTTCGATGGCCAGGTGGTGTCGCGCAAGGTGCAGCGTTACGAAAGCGTGGCGGCCGGTGCGCCGTTGCTGGATGTGGTCGACAACCGCACCCTGGAAATCCATCTGCTGATTCCGTCGCGCTGGATGGGCAGGCTCAAGCCTGGCCAGTCGTTCACCTTCGTTCCCGATGAAACCGGCCAGCCGCTGCAAGCGACGGTCAAGCGCCTGGGGGCGCGCATCGACGAGGGCAGCCAGACCTTGCTGCTGGTGGCCAGCCTGCCCGATGCCAGCGGGCTGTTGTCCGGCATGAGCGGCACGGCGCGTTTCGCGGAGCTCAAGTGA
- a CDS encoding DUF6124 family protein — translation MFKVTPNPPEDPGFLSDNAAKTKKLDEAAERALDYYLNPKTAEEAAGKTQAAHLFMVAPHIDTETLLANASEDLLSISAIAANLADDVEGSRRSVVLAISRMAEGVHLLVERAMDRLEAQPS, via the coding sequence ATGTTCAAAGTGACACCTAACCCGCCAGAAGATCCTGGCTTCCTCTCCGACAACGCCGCGAAAACCAAAAAACTCGACGAAGCCGCCGAGCGCGCCCTCGACTACTACCTCAATCCCAAAACGGCCGAAGAAGCCGCGGGCAAAACCCAAGCCGCCCACCTTTTCATGGTCGCCCCGCACATCGACACCGAAACCCTGCTGGCCAATGCCTCCGAAGACCTGCTGTCCATCAGCGCCATCGCCGCCAATCTGGCGGATGACGTTGAAGGCAGTCGCCGCAGCGTCGTCCTGGCGATCAGCCGCATGGCCGAGGGGGTGCATCTGTTGGTGGAGCGGGCGATGGATCGGCTTGAAGCGCAGCCGTCGTGA
- a CDS encoding efflux RND transporter periplasmic adaptor subunit produces MNAPMMGSAEQVFARFLDLERQTRAARTAAQLSYSLVNDGQALFGFRHAALLIAGKVQAVTGVSAVEPNAPFVAFVEQAVAQLFKQGLLDQSRVIAADGVSEAVRADWASLSAGQVFWLPLIDHQGQVFGGLWLARDLPWTPPEQVLLSQLGDTYSHAWLALQPRKPWRLRWTRKRQVALAAVLLLGLLIPVRQSVLAPAEVVPLGGQVVAAPLDGVIAEFLVKPNQTVKNGELLLRFESTSLKAQADVAERALGVAEAELKANSQRSFADAESSSKIDLLAARVEQKRAERNYAVELLKRSEVRAGRDGIAVFPDAERWLGKPVQTGERLMEIADPNQAELRIELAVGDAIELTPGAQVALFLDSDPLQRHLAWLERSAYEAQPTAAGQLAYRLDARFDATAPRIGLRGTAKIFGDRAPLALYLLRRPLAGLRQSVGL; encoded by the coding sequence GTGAACGCGCCGATGATGGGCAGCGCCGAGCAGGTGTTCGCCCGCTTTCTCGACCTGGAGCGCCAGACGCGAGCCGCGCGTACTGCGGCGCAATTGAGCTACAGCCTGGTCAACGATGGCCAGGCGCTGTTCGGGTTTCGTCATGCCGCGCTATTGATCGCGGGCAAGGTGCAGGCGGTGACGGGTGTCAGCGCCGTGGAGCCCAACGCGCCGTTCGTGGCGTTTGTCGAGCAGGCGGTGGCGCAGTTGTTCAAGCAGGGCCTGCTGGACCAGTCCCGGGTGATCGCCGCCGATGGGGTGAGCGAAGCCGTCCGGGCGGACTGGGCAAGCCTGTCGGCCGGACAGGTGTTCTGGTTGCCATTGATCGATCATCAGGGCCAGGTCTTCGGCGGATTGTGGCTGGCCCGTGACCTGCCATGGACTCCCCCCGAACAGGTATTGCTGTCCCAGCTGGGCGATACCTACAGCCATGCCTGGCTCGCGTTGCAACCGCGCAAACCCTGGCGCCTGCGTTGGACGCGCAAGCGCCAGGTCGCATTGGCGGCGGTGCTGTTGCTGGGGTTGCTGATTCCGGTGCGCCAGTCGGTATTGGCGCCGGCCGAGGTGGTGCCTCTGGGTGGACAGGTGGTGGCGGCGCCGCTGGATGGCGTGATCGCCGAGTTCCTGGTCAAGCCCAACCAGACCGTCAAGAACGGCGAGTTGCTGCTGCGCTTTGAAAGCACCAGCCTCAAGGCCCAGGCCGATGTGGCCGAGCGTGCCCTGGGCGTGGCCGAGGCAGAGCTCAAGGCCAATTCCCAACGCTCATTCGCCGATGCCGAATCGAGCTCCAAGATCGATCTGCTGGCCGCCCGCGTCGAACAGAAACGCGCCGAGCGCAACTATGCGGTCGAGTTGCTCAAGCGCAGCGAAGTGCGTGCCGGACGTGACGGCATTGCGGTCTTTCCCGATGCCGAGCGCTGGCTTGGCAAGCCCGTGCAGACCGGTGAGCGGTTGATGGAGATTGCCGACCCGAACCAGGCCGAGTTGCGTATCGAACTGGCGGTGGGCGATGCGATTGAATTGACCCCCGGTGCGCAGGTGGCGCTGTTTCTCGACAGCGATCCGTTGCAGCGGCACCTGGCCTGGCTGGAACGCTCGGCGTACGAAGCGCAACCCACCGCCGCCGGGCAACTGGCGTATCGCCTGGATGCGCGTTTCGATGCGACGGCGCCGCGTATCGGCCTGCGGGGCACGGCGAAGATCTTCGGTGACCGCGCGCCCCTGGCGCTGTACCTGTTGCGGCGGCCCCTGGCCGGCCTGCGCCAGAGCGTAGGCCTGTAG
- a CDS encoding LysR family transcriptional regulator produces MQLPDMNLLVALDALLDEGSVVGAARRMNLSPAAMSRTLTRIREAIGDPILVRAGRGLVPTPKALALREQVRDVVEQAALVFRSADAVDLGTLRRRFSIRANDFFVGVYGGRLFDTLERQAPHCELRYVPEGDGDDEALREGRIDLNISNTRPVMPEVKVQNLFSTHFVGLVREDHPLLDGEITAERFAGFSHISMSRRGIARGPIDTALNALGLERRVAVIAPSFHAAMFALPDSDLILPVPKEALLSIKRLGLRLRSFTLPIPLPTLMLTQAWHPRYDNDPAHRWLRETLKACCEETWLEAQPA; encoded by the coding sequence ATGCAGCTTCCGGACATGAACCTGTTGGTCGCCCTCGATGCCTTGCTCGATGAGGGCAGTGTGGTCGGGGCCGCGCGGCGGATGAACCTCAGCCCCGCCGCCATGAGCCGTACCCTGACGCGGATCCGCGAGGCCATCGGCGACCCGATCCTGGTGCGCGCCGGCCGGGGCCTGGTGCCCACGCCCAAGGCGCTGGCGTTGCGTGAGCAGGTGCGCGACGTGGTGGAGCAGGCGGCCCTGGTGTTTCGCTCGGCCGATGCCGTGGACCTGGGCACCCTGCGGCGGCGCTTCAGCATCCGGGCCAATGACTTCTTCGTCGGTGTATATGGCGGCAGGCTGTTCGATACCCTCGAGCGTCAGGCGCCCCATTGCGAGTTGCGCTATGTGCCCGAAGGCGATGGCGACGACGAAGCCCTGCGCGAAGGTCGCATCGACCTGAACATCAGCAACACCCGGCCAGTCATGCCTGAGGTGAAAGTGCAGAACCTGTTTTCCACGCACTTCGTCGGCCTGGTGCGTGAAGATCATCCACTGCTCGACGGCGAGATCACGGCCGAACGATTCGCCGGCTTTTCCCATATCAGCATGTCCCGGCGCGGTATCGCCCGGGGGCCTATCGACACGGCGCTCAATGCCTTGGGCCTGGAACGCCGGGTGGCGGTCATCGCGCCGAGTTTCCATGCCGCGATGTTCGCCTTGCCCGATTCCGACCTGATCCTGCCGGTGCCCAAGGAAGCCCTGCTGAGCATCAAGCGCCTGGGCCTGCGCCTGCGTTCGTTTACCCTGCCGATTCCGTTGCCCACCCTGATGCTCACCCAGGCCTGGCATCCTCGCTACGACAACGACCCCGCCCACCGTTGGCTTCGGGAAACCCTCAAGGCCTGTTGCGAGGAAACCTGGCTGGAGGCGCAGCCTGCCTAG
- a CDS encoding efflux transporter outer membrane subunit, translating into MKASTPTPCHRCMLVVLAAALSACSVGPDFQRPEALQMAQWSKPVNAAASQAVPAQMNERWWEVFNDPTLSALTRRAVAENLDLKLAGSRLQQSRAARQVITSAQYPNSAATAGYGRKRNSGQGLNDPSGNDGDSAYNLWEAGFSASWELDLWGRVRREAEAAQANLEVAENDRRAVLLAVLAETAQDYLQLRGVQSTRAVTEQNLGVARHSLELTQLRLADGVATDLDVAEAAAQVATIEARLPALQQRQSQLVNALSLLLGQPPQALQAELSADAPMPQAPRQVAIGLPSQLAERRPDIRQAEARLHAATASIGVAKGDFYPRITLSGNVGSQALQLGDFGSWGSRAFGIGPQFSLPLFDGGRLRGMLELREAQQQEAAIAYQQTVLKAWHEIDDQLSAYNASQLRRDSLAEAVRQNRIALRTAQQQYVEGVVDFVTVLTVQGALLATQEQLVESSTGVSLAMVGLYKALGGGWESVYPAASVATNNPA; encoded by the coding sequence ATGAAGGCGAGCACCCCCACGCCGTGTCATCGGTGCATGCTGGTCGTGCTGGCGGCTGCGCTGTCTGCCTGCAGCGTCGGTCCGGATTTCCAGCGCCCCGAGGCGCTGCAAATGGCCCAATGGTCGAAACCCGTCAACGCGGCCGCCAGCCAGGCGGTGCCCGCGCAGATGAACGAACGCTGGTGGGAGGTCTTCAACGACCCGACCCTGTCCGCGCTGACCCGTCGCGCCGTGGCCGAAAACCTCGATCTCAAGCTGGCTGGCAGTCGCTTGCAACAGAGCCGCGCCGCCCGTCAGGTGATCACCTCGGCGCAATACCCGAACAGTGCCGCCACCGCAGGTTATGGCCGCAAGCGCAACAGCGGGCAGGGGCTGAATGACCCGTCGGGCAATGACGGTGATTCGGCGTATAACTTGTGGGAAGCAGGGTTTTCCGCGTCATGGGAGCTGGACCTGTGGGGCCGGGTGCGCCGTGAAGCCGAAGCGGCGCAGGCGAACCTGGAAGTCGCGGAGAATGACCGTCGCGCAGTCTTGCTGGCGGTGCTCGCCGAGACCGCCCAGGACTATCTGCAGTTGCGCGGCGTGCAAAGCACCCGTGCCGTCACCGAGCAGAACCTCGGGGTGGCGCGCCACAGCCTGGAACTTACGCAGCTGCGCCTGGCCGATGGCGTTGCCACGGACCTGGATGTGGCTGAAGCGGCGGCCCAGGTCGCGACCATCGAGGCGCGCTTGCCTGCCCTGCAGCAGCGTCAGTCACAGCTGGTCAATGCGTTGAGCCTGTTGCTGGGGCAGCCACCGCAGGCATTGCAGGCCGAACTGTCAGCCGACGCCCCCATGCCCCAGGCGCCTCGGCAGGTCGCCATTGGCCTGCCGTCCCAACTCGCCGAGCGTCGCCCGGACATCCGCCAGGCCGAAGCCCGGCTGCACGCGGCCACGGCCAGCATCGGCGTGGCCAAGGGCGACTTCTATCCGCGTATTACCTTATCGGGCAACGTGGGCTCCCAGGCTTTGCAACTCGGCGATTTCGGCTCGTGGGGTTCGCGAGCATTCGGCATCGGCCCGCAGTTCAGCCTGCCGCTGTTCGATGGTGGTCGCCTGCGGGGCATGCTTGAACTGCGTGAGGCCCAGCAACAGGAAGCGGCGATCGCCTATCAGCAGACCGTGCTCAAGGCCTGGCATGAAATCGACGATCAACTGAGCGCCTACAACGCCAGTCAACTGCGCCGCGACAGCCTGGCCGAAGCCGTGCGCCAGAACCGGATCGCCCTGCGTACCGCACAACAACAATACGTGGAAGGCGTGGTGGACTTTGTCACCGTCCTCACGGTGCAAGGCGCGTTGCTGGCCACCCAGGAACAACTGGTGGAAAGCTCAACTGGCGTTTCCCTGGCCATGGTGGGGTTGTACAAGGCGCTGGGCGGTGGTTGGGAATCGGTGTATCCGGCGGCGAGTGTCGCTACCAATAATCCGGCTTGA
- a CDS encoding NYN domain-containing protein, which yields MRTAFFVDGYNVFYGLLAGTAYKWLNLAQLLAHIARIENPRSSLASVDYFTSSVKPELATRGIASKEAQDAYIRALRANRVNVHYGRHQLERANAPRFISRKVSASRQDTVAIWKLEEKETDVHIAISMYRTASRQETLPWEKRIEQLVLVSGDTDMAPALSAIRDDFPHLRIGVILPYRTGSKRLAPGSLKQYAHWMRRVVTCDELQSHQFPNRVPTHKAPAVKPDYW from the coding sequence GTGCGTACCGCTTTTTTCGTTGATGGCTATAACGTCTTTTATGGATTGCTCGCCGGCACAGCCTACAAATGGCTGAACCTGGCGCAGCTACTGGCTCACATAGCCCGGATCGAGAACCCTCGAAGCTCACTTGCCTCCGTCGATTACTTCACTTCCTCTGTCAAGCCGGAACTGGCGACGCGTGGAATCGCCTCCAAGGAGGCGCAAGATGCCTATATTCGTGCTTTAAGGGCAAACAGGGTCAACGTTCATTACGGACGCCATCAACTCGAACGCGCTAATGCCCCCCGTTTTATCAGTAGAAAGGTCAGTGCCTCACGCCAGGATACGGTCGCTATCTGGAAGCTTGAAGAGAAGGAAACGGACGTCCATATAGCAATCAGCATGTATCGAACCGCTTCAAGGCAAGAAACGTTGCCGTGGGAAAAACGAATCGAGCAACTGGTGCTGGTTTCCGGCGATACCGATATGGCTCCGGCGCTTAGCGCCATCCGAGACGATTTTCCGCATTTGCGAATCGGCGTGATACTTCCCTACCGGACCGGCTCCAAACGGCTCGCGCCAGGCTCCCTGAAACAATACGCCCACTGGATGCGCCGGGTCGTCACCTGCGACGAGCTCCAATCCCATCAATTTCCCAATCGGGTTCCCACCCACAAGGCCCCCGCCGTCAAGCCGGATTATTGGTAG
- a CDS encoding HlyD family secretion protein: MTIQGKKPVALAVAATVALGALIYLLTPGKPAQQSTNDAFVSADYTLVVPRVAGFIKQVLVEDNEQVKAGQLLALIDDRDLRAAAQAADAQTQVARAELDNARATLERQASVIAQAQASVVAAKAQMAFAEHERNRYQHLAGVGAGTVQNAQQAQTRIDQATARLANATAVLAAERKQVEVLTARRDAAEGGLKRALAALEIASFELSYTRIVAPQDGMVGERAVRVGAYVTPGSKLLAVVPLAQAYVVGNFQETQLANVRPGQRVDVRVDSFGGETLQGRVQSIAPATGVTFASVKPDNATGNFTKVVQRIPVKIVLDPGQPLAERLRVGMSVEANIDTASTTNEGREVTQR; the protein is encoded by the coding sequence ATGACAATTCAAGGCAAGAAACCGGTTGCGCTCGCCGTTGCGGCGACTGTGGCGCTCGGTGCGCTGATCTACCTGCTGACGCCTGGCAAGCCCGCGCAGCAGAGCACCAACGACGCGTTCGTTTCGGCGGACTACACCCTGGTGGTGCCGCGCGTGGCGGGATTCATCAAGCAAGTGCTGGTGGAAGACAACGAGCAGGTCAAGGCCGGGCAATTGCTTGCGCTGATCGACGACCGTGACCTGCGTGCCGCGGCCCAGGCCGCCGACGCCCAGACCCAGGTTGCCCGCGCCGAGTTGGACAATGCCCGGGCGACCCTGGAGCGCCAGGCCTCGGTGATCGCCCAGGCCCAGGCCTCGGTGGTCGCTGCCAAGGCGCAAATGGCCTTTGCCGAGCATGAACGCAACCGTTACCAGCATCTGGCGGGCGTGGGTGCCGGTACTGTGCAGAACGCCCAGCAGGCCCAGACCCGGATCGACCAGGCCACGGCTCGGCTGGCCAATGCCACGGCGGTGCTGGCGGCCGAGCGTAAGCAGGTGGAAGTTCTCACCGCCCGGCGTGACGCTGCCGAAGGTGGGTTGAAGCGGGCGCTGGCCGCCCTGGAAATCGCCAGTTTCGAGCTGTCCTATACCCGCATCGTCGCGCCCCAGGATGGCATGGTGGGTGAGCGGGCGGTTCGGGTCGGTGCGTATGTGACCCCAGGCAGCAAGCTGCTGGCGGTGGTGCCGCTGGCCCAGGCCTATGTGGTGGGCAATTTCCAGGAAACCCAACTCGCCAATGTCCGGCCGGGCCAGCGTGTGGACGTGCGGGTCGACAGCTTCGGCGGTGAAACGCTGCAGGGACGCGTGCAGAGCATCGCCCCGGCGACCGGTGTGACCTTCGCTTCGGTCAAGCCGGACAATGCCACCGGTAATTTCACCAAGGTCGTGCAGCGCATACCCGTGAAGATTGTCCTGGACCCGGGCCAGCCCTTGGCCGAGCGGTTGCGGGTGGGGATGTCGGTCGAGGCGAATATCGATACGGCCAGTACGACGAACGAAGGGCGTGAGGTGACGCAGCGATGA
- a CDS encoding MFS transporter yields the protein MTSLTTTAIPAAPAVPSAFGPRIVIGLVGVLLAVLVSGLNEMVTKVALADIRGAMAIGYDEGTWLVACYAATSVAAMAFAPWCSVTFSLRRFTLWAIGLFALLGVLCPFAPDYESLLVLRTLQGLAGGALPPMLMTVALRFLPPGVKLYGLAGYALTATFGPGLGTPLAGLWTEFFGWQWTFWQIIVPCLVAMVAVAYGLPQDPSRLERLRQFNWRGLLLGFPAICMLVIGVLQGNRLDWFESNLICTLLGGGLGLLVLFMLNEWSQPVPFFKLQMLGIRNLTFALVTLAGVLVVLLAVIIIPSSYLAQVQGYRPAQTAPVMLLMALPQLLALPLVAALCNVRWVDCRWVLGIGLGMLALSCIGGSQLTSAWIRDDFYGWQLLQIFGQPMAVLPLLMLSTGSISPMEGPFASAWFNTVKGLAAVIATGVLDALTTSRLHFHSTMLVDSLGNSPLMDADSAGLAHRLHQQAVVLTSSDLYLCMAGVALVLILLVFWLPTRIYPPRAPR from the coding sequence ATGACATCCCTCACGACCACGGCGATACCCGCGGCGCCAGCCGTGCCGTCGGCGTTCGGCCCGCGAATCGTCATCGGCCTGGTGGGTGTACTGCTGGCGGTGCTGGTCTCGGGCCTGAATGAAATGGTGACCAAGGTCGCCCTGGCCGATATCCGTGGGGCGATGGCCATCGGGTACGACGAGGGCACCTGGCTGGTGGCGTGCTACGCCGCCACGTCGGTGGCGGCCATGGCGTTCGCCCCGTGGTGTTCGGTGACTTTTTCACTGCGCCGCTTCACCCTGTGGGCCATCGGCCTGTTCGCTCTCCTGGGCGTGCTGTGCCCCTTCGCGCCGGACTATGAAAGCCTGTTGGTGCTGCGCACGTTGCAGGGCCTGGCGGGCGGTGCATTGCCGCCGATGCTGATGACCGTCGCCCTGCGTTTTCTGCCGCCCGGTGTGAAGCTCTATGGCCTGGCCGGCTATGCCCTGACCGCCACGTTCGGTCCCGGACTGGGCACGCCCCTGGCCGGCCTGTGGACCGAATTTTTCGGCTGGCAATGGACGTTCTGGCAAATCATCGTGCCTTGCCTGGTCGCCATGGTGGCGGTGGCCTACGGCCTGCCCCAGGACCCGTCGCGCCTGGAGCGCCTCAGGCAGTTCAACTGGCGTGGCCTGCTGCTGGGTTTTCCGGCGATCTGCATGTTGGTGATCGGCGTGCTGCAAGGCAACCGGCTCGATTGGTTCGAATCGAACCTGATCTGCACCTTGCTGGGGGGCGGGTTGGGGTTGCTGGTGCTGTTCATGCTCAACGAATGGTCGCAGCCGGTGCCGTTCTTCAAGTTGCAGATGCTGGGCATACGCAACCTGACGTTTGCCCTGGTGACGCTGGCCGGTGTGTTGGTGGTATTGCTGGCGGTGATCATCATTCCGTCCAGCTACCTGGCCCAGGTCCAGGGTTATCGACCGGCGCAGACCGCGCCCGTCATGCTGCTGATGGCTTTGCCGCAATTGCTGGCGCTGCCGCTGGTGGCGGCGTTGTGCAATGTGCGCTGGGTCGATTGCCGTTGGGTGTTGGGGATCGGCCTGGGCATGCTGGCGCTGTCCTGCATCGGCGGGTCGCAGTTGACCTCGGCCTGGATCCGCGACGATTTCTATGGCTGGCAACTGTTGCAGATTTTCGGTCAGCCGATGGCGGTGCTGCCGTTGTTGATGCTGTCGACCGGCAGCATTTCGCCGATGGAGGGGCCGTTCGCCTCGGCCTGGTTCAATACGGTGAAGGGCCTGGCCGCGGTGATCGCCACCGGCGTGCTGGACGCGCTGACCACATCGCGCCTGCATTTCCATTCCACGATGCTGGTGGACAGTCTCGGCAATTCACCCCTGATGGACGCCGATTCCGCCGGGCTCGCCCATCGCCTGCACCAGCAGGCTGTGGTGCTGACTTCCTCCGATCTGTATCTGTGCATGGCGGGCGTCGCGCTCGTCCTGATCCTGCTTGTTTTCTGGCTGCCGACGCGGATCTACCCGCCTCGCGCGCCACGCTGA